In the Euphorbia lathyris chromosome 5, ddEupLath1.1, whole genome shotgun sequence genome, one interval contains:
- the LOC136229696 gene encoding psbP domain-containing protein 2, chloroplastic encodes MRIGSAREGQKKLVSHKFIYPMALRTFFCISTQLPYLQINTPKNSLSLPFSKSSFLNTNTSKPFSSTKRTLNLAILSLIISGSLPNFQNSILAIELDQFQRYTDSKEAFTLLRPSSYVMVDKAGATVFFADVNKETNNIGVVVNPVRLTSLAEFGTPQFVADKLIQAEKRKESTKDAEVIGVGERSGHGGLQIYEFEYKVDSTRGGIKRIFSAAFVASNKLYLLNISHSDTPLDTPTRTMLQNVLHSFDIYTPHPIP; translated from the exons ATGAGAATCGGCTCGGCTCGGGAAGGACAGAAGAAATTGGTCTCTCACAAATTTATTTATCCGATGGCATTACGCACATTTTTCTGCATTTCCACCCAACTTCCCTACCTTCAAATCAATACTCCCAAAAACTCCTTATCACTTCCATTCTCCAAATCTTCTTTCTTAAACACTAACACTAGCAAGCCATTTTCTTCAACCAAGAGAACCCTAAACCTTGCAATTCTTTCCCTAATCATCTCTGGCTCTCTACCAAACTTTCAAAATTCCATTTTGGCTATAGAGTTGGACCAATTTCAGAGGTACACAGATTCCAAGGAAGCCTTTACCCTCCTCAGACCCTCTTCTTATGTTATG GTGGATAAAGCAGGAGCAACCGTGTTTTTTGCGGATGTGAATAAGGAGACTAACAATATCGGGGTTGTGGTGAATCCTGTTCGACTCACTAGCCTTGCTGAATTTGGGACACCTCAGTTTGTCGCCGACAAGCTTATCCAAGCTGAAAAACGCAAG GAAAGTACAAAGGATGCAGAGGTAATTGGAGTGGGTGAGAGATCAGGGCATGGGGGACTACAAATATATGAATTTGAGTACAAAGTAGATAGCACAAGGGGAGGGATTAAAAGGATTTTCTCTGCTGCTTTTGTTGCATCTAACAAGCTTTATCTCTTAAATATTTCACACTCAGACACTCCTCTTGACACTCCTACAAGAACCATGTTGCAAAATGTGCTTCATTCTTTTGATATATATACCCCCCATCCCATCCCATGA
- the LOC136230596 gene encoding uncharacterized protein encodes MMGFEGFQHIYGEPKAEWTKNSDSSSPPFRRFLMHIFAPDYNHIKVHVTDFRSNTFGAVKTIMQLEDMRDIIGIGGSWSEFVEYMIASLKSEDVKLVVEKHSSSDGPACANLVAQKSKGMPLISISLTKLVDSAVNDAIEDMSFGLFESLKSMQNLILQERDSCSQLTKLRSVEKDSRGTPQNQSEKRQRFEKVNSSIESGALSRLSSNGLQDSPDKQSTRDPVSNKVKTRGVPAYRRAKARGAILQDIEEDEDN; translated from the exons ATGATGGGGTTTGAAGGGTTTCAACACATCTATGGTGAACCAAAAGCAGAATGGACAAAGAATTCAGATTCCAGTTCGCCTCCATTTCGTCGGTTTTTGATGCATATTTTTGCTCCAGATTACAATCACATAAAAGTTCATGTTACTGATTTTCGCTCTAATACTTTCGGGGCCGTCAAAACAATTATGCAGCTTGAGGACATG AGAGATATCATTGGAATTGGGGGCTCCTGGTCTGAGTTTGTTGAATATATGATTGCTTCTCTTAAATCTGAAGATGTAAAGCTTGTTGTGGAGAAACATTCAAGCTCAGATG GTCCAGCATGTGCAAACTTGGTTGCTCAAAAATCAAAGGGAATGCCTTTGATTTCCATTTCTCTCACCAAACTTGTGGACTCTGCAGTGAATGATGCCATAGAAGATATGTCCTTTGGGCTCTTTGAGTCCTTGAAAAGCATGCAGAATTTGATATTACAAG AGAGAGACAGCTGTTCACAATTGACAAAACTGAGATCAGTTGAAAAG GATAGTAGAGGAACTCCCCAGAATCAATCAGAAAAAAGGCAGAGGTTTGAAAAGGTGAATTCTTCTATTGAAAGTGGAGCTTTGTCGCGTCTAAGTAGTAATGGCTTACAAGACTCCCCAG ATAAGCAATCAACTAGAGATCCGGTCTCAAACAAAGTTAAGACTCGTGGCGTACCTGCATATCGCAG AGCAAAGGCAAGGGGAGCCATCCTGCAGGATATCGAAGAGGATGAAGATAATTAA